One genomic region from Cellulomonas hominis encodes:
- a CDS encoding response regulator transcription factor: MTTVLVVDDQPLIRQAVTDILAGQDGIDVVAQAVDGREAVDRALALAPDVVVMDIRMPVMDGIEATARICSDDRLAGTRVLVLTTFEEDEYLVAALRAGASGFIGKGSEPEEIVRAVRAVHDGDALLSPAATRALITRYVTAPPAVDPRAVPELRELTDREREVLLLVARGRSNQEIAADLVISPHTAKTHVNRVMTKLHAHDRAQLVIVAYESGLLAPPS; encoded by the coding sequence ATGACGACCGTCCTGGTGGTCGACGATCAGCCGCTCATCCGTCAGGCGGTCACCGACATCCTCGCGGGGCAGGACGGCATCGACGTCGTGGCCCAGGCCGTCGACGGGCGCGAGGCCGTCGATCGGGCGCTCGCGCTCGCGCCGGACGTCGTCGTCATGGACATCCGCATGCCGGTGATGGACGGGATCGAGGCCACGGCCCGCATCTGCTCGGACGACCGCCTCGCGGGGACCCGGGTCCTCGTCCTCACCACCTTCGAGGAGGACGAGTACCTCGTGGCCGCGCTGCGCGCCGGGGCCAGCGGCTTCATCGGCAAGGGCTCCGAGCCCGAGGAGATCGTCCGGGCGGTGCGCGCCGTCCACGACGGGGACGCGCTCCTGTCGCCCGCGGCGACGCGCGCCCTCATCACCCGCTACGTGACCGCCCCGCCGGCGGTGGACCCGCGCGCCGTCCCGGAGCTCCGGGAGCTCACCGACCGGGAGCGGGAGGTGCTGCTCCTGGTCGCCCGGGGTCGCTCGAACCAGGAGATCGCCGCCGACCTGGTGATCTCGCCGCACACCGCCAAGACGCACGTGAACCGCGTGATGACGAAGCTGCACGCGCACGACCGCGCCCAGCTCGTCATCGTCGCCTACGAGTCCGGCCTGCTCGCCCCCCCGTCCTGA
- a CDS encoding MDR family MFS transporter — protein sequence MSQTTTPEPEVAAERTTRPTRHVLPVFAGLLVAMLVGSLDQMILSTALPTIVGELGGVSHMLWVTTAYLLTSTIMMPIYGKLGDLVGRKLLFIGALVVFLAGSVVGGLAQDMTSLIAARAVQCVGGGGLMILAQAIIADIAPVRERSKYMGFMGAVFGISAVAGPLLGGWFTESAHWRWAFWINVPLGIAAIVLAAVFLRLPRHAARVRFDVWGTVTMVVAVTSIILIASWGGTEHAWGSPTILTLVVLAVVFSALFVLAEHRAAEPLIPLSMFTSRNFVLATAAGLLLGVAMFGAIAYLPTYLQMVQGVDATVSGLMLLPMIGGLMVGAITTGQLAATTGRYKWMPIASMVGVGLGLWLLSTLTVDTAVAVLLTYLFVLGLGVGLGQQILVLIVQNSFPDRQVGTATAANNFFREIGASLGGALVGAMFTSRLTTLLAERMPAGGAGGGGLDSLTPAVVRDLPDAVRGLVVGAYNDALTPVFATLIPMVVAGLVLVALVKEVPLRAKRE from the coding sequence GTGAGCCAGACCACCACCCCCGAGCCCGAGGTCGCGGCGGAGCGGACCACCCGCCCGACCCGGCACGTCCTGCCCGTCTTCGCCGGCCTGCTCGTCGCGATGCTCGTCGGCTCGCTCGACCAGATGATCCTCTCCACGGCCCTGCCGACGATCGTCGGCGAGCTCGGCGGCGTGAGCCACATGCTGTGGGTGACCACGGCGTACCTGCTGACGTCGACGATCATGATGCCGATCTACGGCAAGCTCGGTGACCTCGTCGGCCGCAAGCTCCTGTTCATCGGCGCCCTGGTGGTGTTCCTGGCCGGGTCGGTCGTCGGCGGTCTCGCGCAGGACATGACGTCGCTGATCGCCGCGCGTGCCGTCCAGTGCGTCGGCGGCGGCGGGCTGATGATCCTCGCGCAGGCGATCATCGCCGACATCGCCCCGGTGCGGGAGCGCTCGAAGTACATGGGGTTCATGGGCGCGGTGTTCGGCATCTCGGCGGTGGCGGGGCCCCTGCTCGGCGGCTGGTTCACCGAGTCCGCCCACTGGCGGTGGGCGTTCTGGATCAACGTGCCGCTGGGCATCGCCGCGATCGTGCTCGCCGCCGTGTTCCTGCGGCTGCCCCGGCACGCGGCGCGGGTCCGGTTCGACGTGTGGGGCACGGTCACGATGGTCGTCGCCGTCACGTCGATCATCCTGATCGCGTCCTGGGGCGGCACGGAGCACGCCTGGGGGTCCCCGACGATCCTGACCCTGGTGGTCCTGGCCGTCGTCTTCAGCGCGCTCTTCGTCCTCGCCGAGCACCGGGCCGCCGAGCCGCTCATCCCGTTGAGCATGTTCACCAGCCGCAACTTCGTCCTGGCCACAGCCGCCGGTCTGTTGCTCGGCGTCGCGATGTTCGGCGCGATCGCCTACCTGCCGACCTACCTGCAGATGGTCCAGGGCGTCGACGCGACCGTCTCCGGGCTCATGCTGCTGCCGATGATCGGCGGCCTCATGGTCGGCGCGATCACCACCGGGCAGCTGGCGGCGACGACCGGCCGCTACAAGTGGATGCCGATCGCGAGCATGGTCGGCGTCGGCCTCGGGCTCTGGCTGCTGTCGACGCTGACCGTCGACACGGCTGTGGCGGTCCTGCTGACCTACCTGTTCGTGCTCGGGCTGGGCGTCGGGCTCGGGCAGCAGATCCTCGTGCTGATCGTGCAGAACTCCTTCCCCGACCGGCAGGTCGGCACGGCGACCGCCGCGAACAACTTCTTCCGGGAGATCGGCGCCTCGCTCGGCGGCGCACTCGTCGGCGCGATGTTCACCTCCCGCCTCACCACCCTGCTGGCCGAGCGGATGCCCGCCGGCGGCGCGGGCGGGGGCGGCCTGGACTCCCTCACGCCCGCTGTCGTCCGGGACCTGCCGGACGCCGTCCGCGGCCTCGTCGTCGGCGCCTACAACGACGCGCTCACCCCGGTGTTCGCGACCCTGATCCCGATGGTGGTGGCCGGGCTGGTCCTGGTCGCGCTCGTCAAGGAGGTCCCGTTGCGCGCGAAGCGCGAGTGA